The genome window GCGCCGCTCATCGAGCATGCGTGTCGCGATCTTGCGGATTTGCGACTGGAACCACATGTCCGTGGACGACCCCTCCCGGTAATCGGCCGGCCCAATCATGTCCACGCGATCCGTTTCCTGGAGCATGAGTGCCTGTTCGTAATGCCGCTGGGACCGGGGCTTATAAACCGCAAACGCAAGACCGCCATGCTTCCTCACCACCGAGAACGAGGGAATATCACTTGGACCGTCCGCGACATAGATCATATTCTTGAAAGGCACCCGGCGTTCCTCCTCGGGGATCGTGTCGTTCACGTTGATGCTTGGTTCTTTGTTGACACCCTTGTTTATCTCAAACAACGCCCGGGTCTTGGTCGTGTTGTCGAGAAGGGTGGCGATCTGGGTGATCTCGCCCGCCGCGGGCGTGCCGGAGAGGTCAGTGTCGGGCTCGGCAGACGCTTCGATGAATTCCGATGCCCATACACCGTCGAGTTTCTCGGCGATTTCCGAGCCGCGGATAACCTCAGCAAGTCCCGTACTCACCACATAATGCTCGAGCCGCAAATCGCCTTCTACGAATTGCGGTTCCTTTACGATCGCTTTCAGACGATCAAGAAAGAACGGCAACCCCCTGTAAAATGTGATGCTCTTGCCGAGTCCCCGCAGTTTCGCGTTCGTGAGCCCCTTAAACCGCCCCGCACGCACGTAGGAGAGAATGTGGCCCAGATAACACGTGTCCCGCTGCACGTGAATGCCCGCGCGTTTATAGAACGCAGGCAGCTTGCCGACCTGGTCCCAGAAAGTGGTCTCGTCCACGTCGTACGCCTCGAACAACGGCTTCTGCATGTACTGCGGCGACAGCGTACGGTCAAAATCCCAGATTACCGCGATTACGTTCTGCAGAAACAATCCCTTATCAGACACGGACAGCCTCCCCTCTTTCTCAGGGTCCTCACAAAACCATAGC of Candidatus Hydrogenedentota bacterium contains these proteins:
- a CDS encoding haloacid dehalogenase-like hydrolase, which translates into the protein MSDKGLFLQNVIAVIWDFDRTLSPQYMQKPLFEAYDVDETTFWDQVGKLPAFYKRAGIHVQRDTCYLGHILSYVRAGRFKGLTNAKLRGLGKSITFYRGLPFFLDRLKAIVKEPQFVEGDLRLEHYVVSTGLAEVIRGSEIAEKLDGVWASEFIEASAEPDTDLSGTPAAGEITQIATLLDNTTKTRALFEINKGVNKEPSINVNDTIPEEERRVPFKNMIYVADGPSDIPSFSVVRKHGGLAFAVYKPRSQRHYEQALMLQETDRVDMIGPADYREGSSTDMWFQSQIRKIATRMLDERRRALESKVRKEPVHLAEIQRQKREKEKETKQ